One Pseudoalteromonas undina genomic region harbors:
- a CDS encoding glycoside hydrolase family 88 protein — MNNHKEVMMNTLLKIASISSLVLLSSCSSKMHQKSVEARFVPERMDDFAFENDKVAFRVYGPALKDSVENSGTDCWLKRVDYPIINKWYEGEREGISYHADHGEGYDPYHVGNSLGCGSMALWDENADKSDRLIQPNVYTDYSIIEKTADKVVFELTYQYTDQDITEKKRYTLEKGSQFYKVQSQFTHNGKPIQLKVAVGVTTHDGKAQTHVNSEGDAITTWETIDGSQVGTSVLLPKFTHTHYILQQSDKKDRSHALLVAQTNKAGEITYYGGFAWSKAGDITTFKQWQDYASNYLAKDKNTQVTAESVKSLTKKVADWQIANFAEEGKYRALPRKPPQWMNREQYHDLEWHHGALYAGMNEWRKIADDDKYTNFLMEIGQRNDWKLHQRPYHADDHTVGQFYLSLYEDFHQPKMLEPTRKQFDWILAHPKTGTLDWLAENTHAHDRWGWCDALFMAPPVWARLAKITGEEKYLDFMHQEYKATYDLLWSKKGQLFWRDSSFFDKHEKNGEDVFWARGNGWVFGGLALMIPDLPVTWEKRDFYINLYKKMAARLIEIQRDDGTWSMGLLGGTQGYPIKETSGTSFYAFGLAWGINNGYLDKETYRPALMKAWRAISDSVTDDGMLAFVQPVGAAPGDSFPDYTEVYGVGAFLAAGSEVYKLLEDEKPKKHVAHNTIQTLMHNAGWCWFQDPRAIIQNGKLIIGSVAGNGVGDAAVGVYDLDKKQLLGRTTLKTKFDHDDHNSPVFYARPDGSVLSVYARHNSEKVHYYRISNSDNFLSWGEEKTIQSPANVTYMNLYDLPDEGTLYNLYRGIDWNPTYVTSKDYGATWSDEHVHLIQNEVPGVQRPYARYAGNSKDTIGLSFTDAHPRDFGNSIYYSEFRKGNFYNVDGTLIKNLKKDGPLKPSEAEKLFQGGGGNFRGVDLSVEKSAWTSSVAFDDKGYPHVAYTYYLNNLDQRYRIASWDGKKWHDREVAFAGSRLYDREASYTGLITVDPSDPTHVVISSNVNPTTGESLAMPHQIFSAHIGLDDDTNIIQWQQLTHDKNNENLRPMIVNSDKHKVIMWLQGQYNSWTDYYLDAVGIVVE; from the coding sequence ATGAACAATCATAAAGAGGTGATGATGAACACTCTGCTTAAAATTGCATCTATAAGTTCTCTAGTATTACTCAGTAGCTGCTCCTCAAAAATGCACCAAAAAAGCGTAGAAGCACGCTTTGTTCCTGAGCGTATGGACGACTTTGCATTTGAAAATGACAAGGTTGCATTTCGCGTTTATGGGCCTGCTTTAAAAGATTCGGTAGAAAATAGTGGCACTGACTGCTGGCTTAAACGCGTTGATTACCCAATTATTAATAAATGGTATGAAGGAGAACGAGAAGGTATCTCTTATCATGCAGATCATGGTGAAGGTTACGACCCTTATCATGTTGGTAATTCATTAGGCTGCGGCTCAATGGCCTTATGGGATGAAAATGCCGATAAGAGCGACAGACTGATACAGCCCAATGTGTATACTGATTATTCAATAATAGAAAAAACCGCTGATAAAGTCGTTTTTGAGCTCACTTACCAGTATACCGATCAAGACATCACCGAGAAAAAACGCTACACACTGGAAAAAGGTAGCCAATTTTATAAAGTGCAAAGTCAATTTACACACAATGGTAAACCCATACAACTTAAAGTTGCTGTGGGGGTCACTACCCATGATGGTAAAGCACAGACACATGTCAACTCTGAAGGTGATGCAATAACAACATGGGAAACTATTGATGGCAGCCAAGTAGGCACATCTGTTTTATTGCCTAAATTTACCCACACTCACTATATTTTACAACAAAGTGATAAGAAAGATCGATCGCATGCTCTGCTTGTTGCGCAGACGAATAAAGCGGGTGAAATTACCTATTATGGAGGGTTTGCTTGGTCTAAAGCGGGTGACATAACAACCTTCAAACAATGGCAAGATTATGCGAGTAACTATTTAGCCAAAGATAAAAACACACAAGTAACCGCAGAATCTGTAAAGTCACTAACGAAAAAAGTAGCAGACTGGCAAATTGCAAATTTTGCAGAAGAAGGTAAATACCGCGCACTACCACGCAAACCACCCCAGTGGATGAATCGCGAACAATATCATGATTTAGAGTGGCATCATGGTGCCCTTTACGCGGGTATGAACGAATGGCGTAAAATTGCTGATGATGATAAATATACAAACTTTTTAATGGAAATTGGTCAGCGAAATGACTGGAAACTTCACCAACGCCCTTATCACGCCGATGATCACACTGTAGGTCAATTTTATCTGTCTTTATACGAAGACTTCCATCAGCCAAAAATGCTCGAACCCACCCGTAAGCAGTTTGACTGGATTTTGGCTCACCCAAAAACCGGCACACTTGATTGGCTTGCTGAAAATACCCATGCCCATGATCGTTGGGGCTGGTGTGATGCATTATTTATGGCACCGCCTGTATGGGCACGTTTAGCTAAAATTACCGGTGAAGAAAAGTATTTAGACTTTATGCACCAAGAGTATAAAGCAACATACGACCTATTGTGGAGTAAGAAAGGTCAGCTATTTTGGCGTGATTCTAGTTTCTTTGATAAACACGAAAAAAATGGCGAAGACGTTTTTTGGGCTCGTGGCAATGGCTGGGTATTTGGTGGATTAGCACTGATGATACCGGACTTACCAGTGACTTGGGAAAAACGTGACTTTTACATTAATTTATATAAAAAGATGGCCGCACGTTTAATTGAAATACAACGTGACGATGGCACATGGTCTATGGGTTTACTTGGTGGTACACAAGGTTATCCCATCAAAGAAACCAGTGGTACATCATTCTACGCATTTGGTTTAGCATGGGGTATCAATAATGGCTACCTTGATAAAGAAACGTATCGCCCTGCATTAATGAAAGCATGGCGTGCGATTTCAGATTCAGTTACCGATGATGGCATGCTAGCCTTCGTACAACCTGTAGGCGCAGCTCCTGGAGATTCATTTCCAGATTATACTGAAGTGTATGGTGTTGGGGCATTTTTAGCAGCCGGTAGTGAAGTGTATAAACTACTTGAAGATGAAAAACCAAAAAAACACGTCGCTCACAATACAATTCAAACGTTAATGCATAATGCAGGGTGGTGTTGGTTTCAAGATCCCCGCGCCATTATCCAAAACGGTAAATTAATTATCGGTAGCGTTGCTGGCAATGGTGTGGGTGACGCTGCGGTAGGTGTCTACGACCTTGATAAAAAGCAACTACTCGGTCGTACCACATTAAAAACTAAATTTGACCATGATGATCATAACTCACCGGTTTTTTATGCGCGTCCTGATGGCAGTGTATTAAGCGTTTACGCACGTCATAATAGTGAAAAAGTACATTACTACCGTATTTCAAATTCTGACAATTTTTTAAGTTGGGGCGAAGAGAAAACGATACAAAGTCCTGCCAACGTAACCTACATGAACTTATACGACTTACCCGATGAAGGAACACTATATAACCTTTATCGCGGTATTGATTGGAATCCAACGTATGTTACATCAAAAGACTATGGTGCTACCTGGAGCGATGAACATGTTCATCTAATTCAAAATGAAGTCCCTGGCGTACAAAGACCGTATGCACGCTATGCAGGGAATAGCAAAGACACAATAGGTTTGTCATTCACTGATGCCCACCCTCGCGACTTTGGTAACAGCATTTATTATTCTGAGTTTAGAAAAGGTAATTTCTATAACGTGGATGGCACATTAATTAAAAACCTTAAAAAGGATGGGCCATTAAAACCATCTGAAGCAGAGAAATTATTTCAAGGTGGCGGCGGCAACTTCCGTGGCGTTGATTTAAGTGTTGAAAAAAGTGCATGGACAAGCTCAGTGGCTTTTGATGATAAAGGCTACCCACACGTTGCTTATACTTATTACTTAAATAATCTAGATCAGCGTTATCGTATTGCATCTTGGGATGGAAAAAAATGGCATGACCGTGAAGTTGCGTTTGCAGGAAGCCGTTTATATGACCGTGAAGCCAGCTATACAGGCTTAATCACTGTGGATCCCAGCGACCCTACTCATGTGGTTATTTCAAGTAATGTGAATCCGACTACGGGTGAGTCTTTAGCAATGCCGCATCAAATATTTAGCGCACACATTGGGCTTGATGATGATACTAACATTATTCAGTGGCAGCAGTTAACACATGATAAAAACAATGAAAATTTACGCCCTATGATAGTCAATTCCGACAAACATAAAGTCATTATGTGGTTACAAGGACAATATAATAGCTGGACTGACTACTACTTAGACGCTGTTGGGATTGTGGTTGAGTAA
- a CDS encoding arabinan endo-1,5-alpha-L-arabinosidase, whose protein sequence is MKRAKKFAHTCKLLGASTLLCLASNSMAKQVEVHDPVMTKEGDTYYVFSTGMGITYYESKDMKNWQLTGRVFKDEPSWAKRIASDFGGHLWAPDVYQKDGKFYLYYSVSAFGKNTSAIGVTVNETLDPKSPDYKWIDHGIVIQSVPERDNWNAIDPAIVEDDNGTPWMSFGSFWGGLKLVKLDDDMVRLAQPQEWHSISARPNTEHGPVEAPYIFKKNGYYYLFVSFDKCCQGLDSTYNVRVGRSKNVEGPYLDKEGRDLNNGGGSLVIEGNKDWVALGHNAAYTFDGKDYLVLHAYETADNGLQKLRILPMTWDDNWPVVDSSDLNKRTTKLIEK, encoded by the coding sequence ATGAAACGCGCAAAAAAGTTCGCTCATACATGTAAACTGCTCGGTGCAAGTACATTACTTTGTTTAGCAAGTAATTCCATGGCTAAACAAGTTGAAGTACACGACCCTGTAATGACTAAAGAAGGCGATACCTATTACGTCTTTAGCACGGGTATGGGGATCACTTATTACGAATCAAAAGACATGAAAAATTGGCAGCTTACTGGCCGCGTATTTAAAGATGAGCCAAGCTGGGCAAAACGCATTGCCAGTGACTTTGGTGGCCACCTTTGGGCGCCGGATGTATACCAAAAAGATGGCAAATTTTATCTTTATTATTCTGTGTCTGCGTTTGGTAAAAACACCTCTGCAATTGGTGTAACGGTTAACGAAACTCTAGACCCTAAATCACCAGATTATAAGTGGATAGATCATGGCATAGTTATACAGTCTGTGCCTGAGCGTGATAACTGGAATGCGATTGACCCTGCAATTGTTGAAGATGACAATGGTACACCATGGATGAGCTTTGGTTCGTTTTGGGGCGGCCTTAAGTTAGTTAAACTTGACGATGACATGGTAAGACTTGCTCAACCACAAGAATGGCATAGCATTTCAGCACGCCCTAACACTGAACACGGGCCTGTAGAAGCACCGTATATCTTTAAAAAGAATGGTTATTACTACTTATTTGTGTCGTTTGATAAATGCTGCCAAGGTTTAGACAGCACTTACAATGTCCGTGTAGGGCGCAGTAAAAACGTAGAAGGCCCATACCTTGATAAAGAAGGCCGTGACTTAAATAATGGCGGTGGTTCGCTGGTGATCGAAGGTAATAAAGACTGGGTAGCGCTTGGTCATAATGCTGCTTATACCTTTGACGGTAAAGATTACTTAGTACTTCATGCTTACGAAACGGCTGATAACGGTTTACAAAAATTACGAATTCTGCCGATGACTTGGGACGATAACTGGCCTGTGGTTGATAGTAGCGATCTAAACAAGCGCACCACTAAGCTGATTGAGAAGTAA
- a CDS encoding glycoside hydrolase family 43 protein: MSTLPKPLIPQRADPYIHKHTDGYYYFTASVPAYDGIELRRAKTLEGLATATPKMVWMKPQTGPYSELIWAPEIHFNDGAWYVYFAAAPSREIKHDLFQHRMYAISCKDADPIEGEWQFCGQIETPWDTFCLDATTFYHNDELYYCWAQKEPGVKGNSNLYLAKMSSPIEISGEITRLTIPELDWEIIGFWVNEGPNVLKRNGKIFLTYSASATDENYAMGLLYADLDSDLLDINSWTKVQEPVFRSNEPKSMFGPGHNSFTQDENGNDVLVYHCRQYTEIEGDPLWNPDRHTFTKSLNWDDNGMPVFGKPGEQ, from the coding sequence ATGTCAACTTTACCTAAGCCTTTGATCCCACAACGTGCTGACCCATATATTCATAAGCACACAGATGGTTATTATTATTTTACCGCGTCTGTTCCTGCCTATGATGGCATTGAACTACGTCGTGCAAAGACGCTTGAAGGACTTGCAACGGCAACACCAAAAATGGTCTGGATGAAGCCACAAACAGGTCCGTACTCGGAGCTTATTTGGGCACCTGAGATCCATTTTAATGATGGCGCTTGGTATGTTTATTTTGCCGCAGCACCGAGTCGTGAAATTAAGCACGATTTATTTCAACACCGTATGTATGCAATTAGCTGTAAAGATGCGGATCCGATTGAAGGCGAGTGGCAGTTTTGCGGTCAAATTGAAACCCCATGGGATACTTTTTGTTTAGATGCCACGACTTTTTATCATAATGATGAGCTTTATTATTGTTGGGCACAAAAAGAACCGGGTGTAAAAGGTAACTCAAATCTGTACTTGGCAAAAATGTCATCACCAATAGAGATCTCTGGCGAAATCACGCGTTTAACCATCCCTGAACTTGATTGGGAAATAATTGGTTTTTGGGTGAATGAAGGCCCTAACGTACTTAAACGTAACGGTAAAATATTCTTAACGTATTCAGCCAGTGCCACCGATGAAAACTATGCTATGGGCTTGCTATATGCGGACCTAGATAGTGATTTATTAGATATAAATAGCTGGACTAAAGTACAAGAGCCGGTATTTCGTAGTAATGAGCCTAAGTCGATGTTTGGCCCCGGGCATAACAGTTTTACGCAAGATGAAAATGGTAATGACGTACTGGTTTATCACTGTCGTCAATATACTGAAATTGAAGGTGACCCACTGTGGAACCCAGATCGTCATACCTTCACAAAATCATTAAATTGGGATGATAACGGTATGCCTGTTTTTGGTAAACCTGGCGAACAATAA
- a CDS encoding MFS transporter, producing the protein MENQKLSVVEKVGFGAGDMAVNVMVAALFYFMSFFYTDIYGLDPVDMGILFLVARFVDAFTDPLMGVITDKVKTRWGQFRHWFLFLSVPYGISIVLLFTTPDFDYNMKLVWAYLTYLFATLMFTGVAIPYISYIGVLTADPKERLSANGYRMFFAKIANVVIVFSVPLLASLWGGGDIAHGYKLAMILVSTCGVALFLFCFFTTRERITHEPQTESIATQFKTLLKNDQWLLLCAACVLGTLGYAIRGSVAMYYATYYLGEPSLAGAFTSAGIAASIVSMIASTWITQRYCKMKLFRQSQIAVLFISVVMYFAVQPGDVYLAFFLYIILSFVVDLHAPVFWSAIAEAVDYGEIKDGVRASGLSFGGISFCQKAGGGLAGLAGGLLLAFFEYKPNVEQTEFTLMGLALMLTVIPGVFHALLGFILKKYKITDQYYTDMVKNQRLPE; encoded by the coding sequence ATGGAAAATCAAAAGTTATCAGTTGTTGAAAAAGTCGGTTTTGGTGCCGGTGATATGGCAGTAAACGTTATGGTTGCTGCATTATTTTATTTTATGTCGTTTTTCTACACCGACATTTATGGCCTTGACCCTGTTGATATGGGGATTTTATTTTTAGTTGCACGTTTTGTTGATGCGTTTACAGACCCATTAATGGGCGTGATTACCGATAAAGTAAAAACGCGCTGGGGGCAGTTCCGCCATTGGTTCTTATTTTTATCTGTGCCCTATGGGATTTCAATCGTTCTACTATTTACCACGCCAGATTTTGATTACAACATGAAGTTGGTATGGGCTTATCTTACCTATTTATTTGCCACCTTAATGTTTACTGGTGTGGCTATTCCTTATATTTCATATATCGGTGTATTAACCGCAGATCCAAAAGAGCGATTATCCGCAAACGGATACCGAATGTTTTTTGCCAAAATAGCGAATGTAGTTATTGTGTTTTCAGTTCCCTTACTAGCGTCTTTGTGGGGCGGTGGCGATATTGCTCATGGTTATAAACTGGCAATGATTTTAGTGTCCACTTGTGGTGTAGCATTGTTTCTATTTTGTTTTTTTACTACTCGTGAACGTATTACTCATGAACCTCAGACAGAAAGCATCGCAACACAATTTAAAACATTATTGAAAAACGATCAGTGGTTATTATTATGTGCTGCATGCGTGCTCGGTACTTTAGGTTACGCAATTCGTGGCAGTGTCGCTATGTATTATGCAACTTATTATTTAGGTGAACCAAGTCTTGCTGGAGCGTTTACCAGTGCTGGTATTGCCGCATCAATTGTATCTATGATCGCTAGTACATGGATCACCCAACGCTATTGTAAAATGAAGCTATTTCGTCAATCACAAATCGCGGTGTTATTCATATCTGTTGTAATGTATTTTGCTGTGCAACCTGGAGATGTATATCTTGCCTTCTTTTTATACATTATTCTTTCCTTTGTGGTTGATTTACACGCCCCTGTGTTTTGGTCAGCCATAGCTGAAGCCGTTGATTATGGTGAAATTAAAGACGGTGTACGTGCCTCAGGATTATCGTTTGGTGGCATCTCATTTTGCCAAAAAGCGGGTGGCGGCTTAGCAGGTCTTGCCGGTGGTTTACTATTAGCATTTTTTGAATACAAACCAAATGTTGAGCAAACAGAATTCACCTTGATGGGTCTTGCTTTAATGCTGACTGTTATTCCAGGAGTATTTCATGCATTGCTGGGCTTTATATTAAAGAAATACAAAATTACAGATCAATATTATACCGACATGGTTAAAAACCAACGGTTACCAGAATAA
- a CDS encoding glycoside hydrolase family 127 protein gives MFDLAAKKLPHVISFSLAVMLLSACSEHPNTDDKTVNTHHTQSTPQQLFALEQVSLSASPFLHAQQTNVRYLLALHPDQLLAPYLREAGIEPKASSYGNWEDSGLDGHIGGHYLSALSLAWAATGDEELKRRLDYMLNELQRAQQVNDGYLGGIPNGQAMWQQIHDGNIKADLFSLNDRWVPLYNIDKIFHGLRDAYLIAGSEQAKTMLFGLGEWFLNLTSKLSDEQIQQMLYSEYGGLNAVFADMATIGNDKRYLKLARQFTHHSIVDPLLKKQDKLTGLHANTQIPKIIGMLKVAETSDDEAWQQGADYFWQTVTKERSVAIGGNSVREHFHDKKDFTAMVEDVEGPETCNTYNMMKLSKLLFLKTADTRYLEYYERATYNHILSSQHPEHGGLVYFTPMRPGHYRMYSSVQDSMWCCVGSGIENHSKYGELIYSKNDDNLWVNLFISSTLDWQQQGLKVTQQSHFPDANNVTLVFNTLDKKDNSPAQLHIRKPSWITGDLQFKLNGKPINATAEQGYYAIKHDWHDGDKLTFTLAPKLYTEQLPDGQDYYAVLYGPVVMATKVQAFKNEQLNFVADNSRMGHIAAGPTCPSEALPIMLSEPEQFIADLKRAPSAELAFTTDKNVAIAQQGIGSTQTTQLIPFFRLHDSRYQVYWPQQSEAEFTQFVKDSKAAEQAKEQLRLLTVDQITPGEQQPEVEHDFKGENTRTGVNNGHHWRDATGWFEYKLTNSEQQAVSLRICYFNADIGRKFTITINGEVLAKVSLPAKQTDAEFYSIDYPLTDEMKKASSLTLRFSAIKGSVAGGIYGIRLINNN, from the coding sequence ATGTTTGATTTAGCAGCAAAAAAATTACCACACGTTATTAGTTTTTCACTTGCGGTAATGTTGTTATCGGCTTGCAGCGAACACCCAAATACAGATGATAAAACTGTTAATACGCATCATACACAGAGCACACCACAACAACTTTTTGCACTTGAGCAAGTTAGCTTAAGTGCAAGCCCGTTTTTACATGCCCAGCAAACTAACGTTCGTTATTTATTGGCATTGCACCCAGATCAATTATTAGCCCCTTACTTACGTGAAGCTGGTATCGAGCCCAAAGCGTCATCTTATGGTAATTGGGAAGACTCGGGACTTGATGGTCACATTGGCGGTCACTATTTATCGGCGTTAAGCCTTGCGTGGGCTGCAACTGGCGATGAAGAACTAAAGCGCCGTTTAGATTACATGTTAAATGAGCTACAACGCGCCCAACAGGTTAATGACGGTTATTTAGGAGGCATACCAAATGGTCAAGCAATGTGGCAACAAATTCATGATGGTAATATTAAAGCCGATTTATTTAGTTTAAATGATCGTTGGGTGCCACTTTATAACATAGACAAAATTTTTCATGGTCTGCGTGATGCTTATTTGATTGCAGGCAGTGAGCAAGCAAAAACAATGCTGTTTGGTTTAGGCGAATGGTTTTTAAACTTAACCTCTAAGTTAAGCGATGAACAAATTCAACAGATGCTATATTCAGAATACGGTGGTTTAAATGCGGTATTTGCTGATATGGCTACTATCGGTAATGATAAACGTTACTTAAAACTAGCACGTCAATTTACTCACCATAGCATTGTCGATCCGCTGTTAAAAAAACAAGATAAGCTAACTGGCTTACATGCTAATACCCAAATTCCAAAAATTATTGGTATGTTGAAGGTCGCTGAGACCAGTGATGATGAAGCGTGGCAACAAGGCGCAGATTATTTTTGGCAAACAGTGACTAAAGAGCGCTCAGTGGCTATTGGTGGTAACAGTGTACGTGAGCATTTTCACGACAAAAAAGACTTTACCGCGATGGTTGAAGATGTTGAAGGCCCGGAAACCTGTAACACGTACAACATGATGAAACTCAGCAAGCTGCTGTTTCTGAAAACCGCGGACACTCGCTATTTAGAATACTACGAGCGCGCAACCTATAACCATATTTTATCGTCGCAACATCCTGAGCACGGTGGGCTTGTGTACTTTACGCCGATGCGTCCTGGGCACTATCGTATGTATTCATCGGTACAAGATTCAATGTGGTGTTGTGTCGGTTCGGGTATCGAAAATCATAGTAAATATGGTGAGCTGATCTACAGTAAAAATGACGATAACTTATGGGTAAATCTATTTATTTCAAGTACGCTTGATTGGCAGCAACAAGGCTTAAAAGTAACTCAACAAAGCCATTTTCCTGATGCTAATAATGTTACATTGGTTTTCAATACATTAGATAAAAAGGATAATTCACCAGCGCAGTTGCATATTCGTAAGCCAAGTTGGATCACGGGTGATTTACAGTTTAAGCTTAATGGCAAACCTATAAATGCCACTGCAGAGCAGGGGTATTACGCAATAAAACATGATTGGCATGATGGCGACAAATTAACTTTTACTTTAGCGCCAAAGCTGTACACAGAGCAACTGCCGGATGGCCAAGATTACTATGCGGTATTGTATGGTCCTGTGGTAATGGCAACCAAAGTACAAGCGTTTAAAAACGAGCAGTTGAATTTTGTGGCAGACAATAGCCGCATGGGTCATATTGCAGCAGGGCCTACCTGTCCATCCGAAGCACTTCCTATCATGCTCAGTGAACCTGAGCAGTTTATTGCTGATTTAAAGCGAGCGCCTAGCGCTGAACTTGCATTTACCACAGATAAAAATGTCGCCATAGCCCAGCAGGGTATAGGGAGTACACAAACAACTCAGTTAATTCCGTTCTTTAGGCTTCATGATAGTCGCTATCAAGTTTACTGGCCGCAGCAAAGTGAAGCCGAATTTACTCAGTTCGTGAAAGATTCAAAAGCTGCTGAACAAGCAAAAGAGCAATTACGATTATTGACCGTTGACCAAATAACACCGGGCGAGCAACAGCCTGAAGTTGAGCATGACTTTAAAGGTGAAAATACCCGTACAGGTGTTAATAACGGCCATCATTGGCGTGATGCAACAGGTTGGTTTGAATATAAGCTAACTAACTCAGAGCAGCAGGCAGTTTCACTGCGTATCTGTTATTTTAATGCAGATATAGGCCGTAAGTTTACTATCACTATTAATGGTGAGGTGCTGGCAAAAGTCAGCTTACCCGCTAAGCAAACTGATGCAGAATTTTACAGCATTGATTATCCATTAACTGATGAAATGAAAAAAGCTAGCTCATTAACACTGCGCTTTAGTGCAATAAAAGGATCGGTTGCTGGTGGTATTTACGGTATTCGTTTAATCAATAATAACTAG
- a CDS encoding FKBP-type peptidyl-prolyl cis-trans isomerase gives MSLQHYDDVHFKVSVRRYPLAEQYITQPEVHVTGSGLMYRIIELGSGEPPSWDATVKVQQRVMTATGHVLYDTRQIEQVAEYEIAEAIEGLQEALMLMPKGSRYELLILPHLAYDIYSVALNESLAISSEQLIFMDIKLIDFKE, from the coding sequence ATGAGTTTACAGCATTATGACGATGTGCATTTTAAAGTGAGTGTTCGGCGTTACCCGCTCGCAGAGCAATACATAACACAGCCCGAAGTGCATGTAACTGGCTCGGGATTAATGTATCGTATTATTGAACTTGGCAGTGGCGAACCACCTTCATGGGATGCCACTGTTAAGGTGCAGCAACGCGTGATGACTGCAACAGGGCATGTGCTTTATGATACGCGGCAAATTGAGCAAGTGGCTGAGTATGAAATAGCAGAAGCGATAGAAGGTTTGCAAGAAGCACTCATGCTGATGCCTAAAGGCAGCCGTTATGAGTTATTAATTTTACCGCATCTTGCCTACGATATTTACAGTGTGGCACTTAACGAGTCGTTAGCGATAAGCAGTGAGCAGCTTATTTTTATGGATATTAAACTCATTGATTTTAAAGAGTAA
- a CDS encoding family 43 glycosylhydrolase — translation MAKNLIATAMVSVLSMSCFYSVAEANNNPTLMPIDNPIVLQRADPWLVRDEKTGCYTFIGTSPKFDEIELRQACRINDLKLAEPKVIWHKNEKGPMSTNIWAPELHKVDGSWYIHFAAGDVEKPFSIRMYVLKNDSKNPMNGQWQEMGQLKTHLDSFSLDATTFSHKGKRYLVWAQQNQPATYNSALWVAQMDSPTSIKEPIVNISEPTLDWELQGYKVNEGAAVMVREGKVLLTYSASATDHRYAMGLLWADADADLLDPASWHKRQQPIFASNEKVGRFGPGHNSFVKAEDGVTDLLIYHSRDYKELKGTPLTDPNRHARARIIKWDDQGFPILSPEFPD, via the coding sequence ATGGCCAAGAATCTGATTGCCACTGCAATGGTAAGCGTACTTAGTATGTCATGCTTTTACAGTGTTGCAGAGGCAAATAATAATCCAACATTGATGCCAATTGATAACCCAATTGTTTTGCAACGCGCTGATCCTTGGTTGGTCCGCGATGAAAAAACCGGTTGTTATACCTTTATTGGTACATCCCCTAAATTTGATGAAATAGAGCTTCGTCAAGCGTGCCGAATTAATGACTTGAAACTAGCAGAGCCAAAAGTGATTTGGCATAAAAATGAAAAAGGCCCAATGAGTACCAATATTTGGGCACCAGAGCTACATAAAGTTGATGGCAGTTGGTATATTCATTTTGCAGCGGGTGATGTAGAAAAGCCGTTTAGTATCCGCATGTATGTGCTTAAAAATGACAGTAAAAACCCGATGAACGGCCAATGGCAAGAAATGGGTCAGTTAAAAACCCACCTTGATAGTTTTTCATTGGACGCTACAACATTTAGCCATAAAGGTAAGCGTTATTTAGTGTGGGCACAGCAAAACCAACCCGCAACGTATAACTCCGCATTGTGGGTTGCACAAATGGATTCACCAACATCGATAAAAGAGCCAATAGTTAATATTTCAGAGCCAACACTTGATTGGGAATTACAAGGCTATAAGGTGAATGAAGGAGCCGCAGTGATGGTCCGTGAGGGAAAAGTACTACTTACGTATTCTGCCAGTGCGACTGATCATCGATATGCAATGGGCTTGTTATGGGCCGATGCAGATGCCGATTTACTCGACCCAGCAAGCTGGCATAAGAGGCAGCAGCCAATTTTTGCTAGTAACGAAAAAGTAGGGCGCTTTGGTCCAGGTCACAATAGTTTTGTAAAAGCAGAGGACGGTGTTACAGACTTATTAATTTACCACAGCCGTGATTATAAAGAGCTTAAAGGAACACCGTTAACAGATCCAAATCGCCATGCTCGAGCGCGTATAATAAAGTGGGATGACCAAGGATTTCCTATTCTTTCGCCAGAGTTTCCGGACTGA